From the genome of Diabrotica virgifera virgifera chromosome 8, PGI_DIABVI_V3a:
gctataatatactaaaaaaatcactcaaatcggacaacaggtttaggaaatacgagacatcaaaaatgtcccatttttaaagtggtgcgttaattttgatgcttagtttACATAGGGAGCGAGATGATCATGAAATACACTATTTAcatgttcttttttatttttaggctTACAATATGAACATTTTTGGACTTCTGGAACCAACTTAGCCAATCCCTACAGATTTATCTGGTTATCAACTGGTAGCGCTATAGTTTACAGTAATTGGTACCCCGGTGAACCTTCAGGACATAGCTCAGACGGAAAAAATTTGACCGAAAATTGTGTAGAGGCAACCAGACTAGCTGGGCCCAAAGGGCTCTATTGGAACGACCGATATTGCTTTGACGAACTTagctttatatgcgaaaaatatGGAAATGAATGTAGAAGATGAATATATTATGTTCGCAGAACGTAATAGACTGTATTGTATGTTATTATATTAAGTATTCATTAACTTATTGCATAACTATTCTATCTCGAAGTTTTATAGATACTTGTAAAATAAAGATTGTAGTTATATGGTCCTAGAATACTTTTAGTCATTATCATCATgacatctacactcctagcggagtgtaGATGTCATGTAGTTTCGccgttatctggtccaaaactaatgagaataaataaggactaagcaccgagccttggtgcaatcctactttcacattaaatttatcagtctctcccacacctgtcctagcactagtcgttactccctcatacatatctctcacaatctttacatattcgccagggactcctttcttattgagtgcccactacagaatctctcgaggaactctatcatatactttctcaagatcaatgaataccatatgagcgttggtctctttattcctatatttttccatcagttgccttacaatgaaaattgcatctgtttttgatctgccctgcataaagccaaattgattatcggatatttcggtttcttcacgtatccgtctatcaattattaCTGTCTTCCATATTTTCATGTTGTgcctaagtagttttatagccatgtagtttgtacattgttgtatgtcttccttgtttttgtagagaggtactaatatactgcttatccattcgtctggcatttgtccaacttccataattatattaaatagatctgctagccaacttatccctgtctctcccaatgctctccatacttccccataAATagcatctggtccgactgcttttcctttctttattttttgaagcgcttgagccacttcctcgtttgttattctggtaaccattccTGTTACTGTCttcgttaactccacaggctgtctgtcaaattcttcatttaataaactgtcaaaatactttctccatctctttttgacatccttttattagtattttattattttcatctcggatacatctaatctgattaaaatatcttgctttctttgctctctgtttggctattttatatatctttgcttcgccttccctggtatcaagttgatcgtacaagtttgaatacgcttctgctttagcttttgctactgctactttggCTTcttttttggcgaccatatagttttgaagatctatgtccgatctggtttcttgccactttttatataatttttccttctcatttatttttccttgtacttcatttgaccaccaccaagtctctttatcctcaaacttctttcctgacgtttacCCAAGTATTTCAATAACCGTCTCTGTAATAACTCCTATCTAACTCTAACTCCTTCTCTAACtccttctctctctctctctctcttctaaCTATATCTCTAACTCctatcttcttaaggtcctccactatctggttctcccatctagttttgggtcttcctcgtggtctgcctgacaCTGGTCTTCATTTGGTGATTTTCTTGATAACTGCTTCTGGATTTCCCGTTGTATAATGTTCCATCCATCTTAGTCTCTATGCCTTGATAAATTTGACGATATCTTAATCTTCTcctttcaaaagttctcttacttcgtagtTCATCAGCtttataaattcattattagctaagtTTAGTGGGACTGCTATTTTCCgaatgatttttcatatttttatgtCAAGCatattacttcagcaccatatgtgactactggtctaattgctgctctgtAAATTCTCAGATTAGTTTTCTGAGTAAGCTTCATATTTTTAAGGAAGttgttgtatttccagtaggttctgttcCCTGCCAggattctttcattgattactatGCTTCTGTCTATACTTCTATTTACTGAGACCCCAAGATTATTCaaatgttctaccttttcaaactcatattcgCCAATACCTACATTATATTATTTAACTTTGTCACATTAACGGTATTTTGTCTAaagcatattaggtattttgttttattttgatttattgcaAAACCTCTCTTTGATGTTTCTTTGCACAACTTTtcaaattcttcctttaaactgttttgGTTATTGCTAAATCAATGCGCGCACGCCACAATTTGCGGCGTCGCTACATTTTATTTCggtagctcttattgttccttctataacGACATTAAATAGTGATGTTGATGGAGAGTCGCCCTGTTGTACTTCAGtttctatttctatatttttggagATGCCGTCATCTGTTATTATTGCTGCCGTCGATCCAtccattgtcattttcgtaaaCTTTATGAGTTTCATTGGGGTATCTAGGTTTTCCATGTCTTCTATTAATGCTATAGTTTACAGTAACTGGTATCCCGgtggcatctaaacattccgtatatgtatttggcacctaggagttttctattggttctttgcagcacgcggtcatatttcaaccaataggcAGCGAGGTGCCAAACGcctatacggaatgttattcggtgcgaaatgcatatatacggaatgttaaatattcgtagacggaaaatgatttttattagtcAGTTAAAAgaagattgattttaaaatacctacttgttaatgtattataaaaaaaaataaaacaattatagtatttggaatgttatttagtgcgaaattcatatgcggaatgttaaatattcgttgactaaaaaagacgactttttattaattcagttaaagaagactgattttaaaatattttgataatgtatattaaagaaaataaaacaattattacctTTATGGAATGTTATTTGATGCGAAATTTATAAATGGAATGGTATGGTATAGATTTAAGagattttattatttctttatttgactatttctctttcgcagaatttttaatgacttgcacgtgtttTATAGTACGTTTAGATTTATGTTTCAGCTATTCAATTCTGTTAtttctgttgaagtttagggcTGTGTGCTACCAGACGAAAATAGTCATCTTTTTTATCTACGAACATTTAGAATTTCGCACCAAGTAGCATTCCATATGCTATACTTGTTTTATTTTGtgcttattttcagttctttatgtcttttatttttttgctttcgtcttttatttttgttactttgtctgctcttatttatttcttttttctgATACATCAATTTATCTGCAACCATTTCCTTTTTATTTACCTCGTCCGTCGCCAAATAAGTATTGTCTTGTATTCTCTCATCAGTTGCTAGTTTTTTGAAACGTTTTGAAAAACCCCCAACTGATTCTTGTTCTTATTTCATTTCCTCTCCCGTCCATCTATTATCAGTTTATTGTGCTTAATTTGGACacgttttcctttctttatttcatcatttgctattttggctatttgtatttgtaattcCTCTTTCgttaaataattgtttatatatattctttcttctttcatttctttaagttttcttttattttccattacttttattttttcctctttGTTTGGCAATCTGACTAAACATATTTGGTTTCCTAATTTCACagcttcttctatctttatattaatatctagttatttttttataaagttcttcATTGTTTCTTGTAGTAATCTTCTATCTTCCGTATGTATTGTTATTCCCTGtactataacattttttttttcttgctCTATCGAGTCTTTCAAGACGCACTTTTACATCTTCCAGTTCCTTTTTCATATGTTCATTTTCTCTTCGCACTTCACTATTCTCTTGTCTTAATTATTCTAATTCAATTCGGagttccctcatttcttctctgtaTTGCTTTTGCTcctctttaatttattttacgTGAATTTTCAGATCCTGTGTCTCTTTCGTTAAGTTTGCcatcatatttttatttaataatacattaacaaaatattttaaaatcagtcttcaactgacttaataaaaagtcgtctttttagtcaacgaatatttaacattccgcatatgaatttcgcaccaaataacattccaaatactatacctaatttttttatttttatttaaaaatacattaacaagtattttaaaatcaatctccttttaactgACTAATGGAAAGTTATCTTTTtccgtctacgaatatttaactttccgtatgtgaatttcgcaccgaataacattccgcaAATGCGTTTGGCATCTCGCTGCGTATTGGTTGCAATATGACCGCGTGCCGCAAgaaaccaatagaaaactcctaggtgccaaatacatatacggaatgtttagatgcatcCCGATGAACCTTCTGGAAATAGCTCAGACGGAAAGAATTTGACCGAAAATTGCGTAGAGGCAACCAGACTAGCTGGGCCCAAAGGGCTCTATTGGAACGATCGATATTGCTTGGACGAACTTAGCTTTATTTGTTACAAATATGGAAATTAATGTAGAAGATGAGTAGGTATGTTCGCAGAAAGAAATTGACTGTATGTTATGATATTAAGGCACTTATTCATTAACTCATTCCATAGCTAAGTCATTATTGTGATTTAAAAATGattgtaaaataaataagataAATATTCATCTTACACTTACATACAATCTCCAATTTTTTCATCAGCATATCTGTAAGGGTCCAACTCTTTATGTCATACAGCAATATGGATAATATGTCACAACGTATTAATCATATTTTATCGCTTAATATAATAGCGCTGTTAATAAGGGTTTTAGGTATTTAGTTTATCTTTAGCAGAAGGCGGCTCTGGCCTTTGAAATGCGTATTCTTATTTCTTCGTTTATATCCCAGTTATCTTTAACGTTGGCGCCCAAATAGGTAATATTGCGTTATACAATACACTGTGATGTTCATTGGTTGTAATTTCGTTTTGTTGACAACTATAGGTTTTATCTTAGAAGTATTAAGTTTTAACCCATATTCATCACATTGTGACGAATTTATAACTGAGACCGGCCCTGTCCCTAGCAGTAAACAAACAACAGTCCAAATTCATATATGAGCGGCCAGCTCGGCCCAGCACAGTCCAGCACGCAAACGGCGGGCGGTCAAAATTCTCCtaggagaataaaatccgttgaagtcgaacagtcggcgccagtgcgtcataattgttggtagtaagcagatatattgttgattttttaattgaaaacgggttgtttgttttgaaatatggaaatataaaatttggtttgagacattcgaaaatatttgagaaattTTGGATCATCTTTAAGCgggaaaagatgatgaaaatcgccattttctcttcttttttaacatttcgtGAACCCAAAAACCGATGTTTCCGTCGTAATTTTGCATTTTCGTCTGTTTCAATctcagcacaaatttcacttactATTATTATCTTCTTCTGACGAGGTCTACatggcaaatgatcatttttccggtgccgtgccgtgccggccgttacaaatgggtttttggacgtgccggcctctgctgtgccgtgccgggcgttcataatgggtttcctgcTTAAGCGAGAATTTTCCAGAAACCTGTTCCAGGCGTTCGAAATGTTCGACGGTGGattctcgaagcagagccgtatctatataagtGCATGATTTTTAAGCAGAAgttagttgtgaatttgaaaccgtcggtgtactttgatatgtaacggTCGCggtatttttatgaatttgtaaTTAGACAAATTAGTAGATTTGGtgtaataattaaattaaatatcgtagtttgtaaaataaaggatacaaattcagtgtttttcatttgtttaagttgtaagttattaaaaataaataaagtcaattaaaattaaaacattagtgcctaaaaaaTCATAGGaaagtcaagtcagttttgtaacaataTGTTTCGGTCGTCCTGTTTACAAGTGGTTGACTTCCGTGGATTTAAATGCCTGCATCTTGATCTAAGGCTGCTTTGAAAGTAAATTCGGAGtagatattaaaaagtagaggcgataaaatacacccttgtctcacaaCATGTCGTATTTCCATTGCTTCTTAtcttaaaatcttaaaaataaactGGACAGTTTAAGCAACGAACACCATTCAAAAGAATGAAAAGAAAAAGGGGTTTCGAATACAATTAAAA
Proteins encoded in this window:
- the LOC126889843 gene encoding C-type lectin 37Da-like, which encodes MYKILFWFVNFLTVFLFAFGVPEDVLFTSHVKKQKPTNYLNYAGKTYYFGNVFRANFYGAFQFCRQQGMQLVSIMNDAENDRLGKFADEIGLQYEHFWTSGTNLANPYRFIWLSTGSAIVYSNWYPGEPSGHSSDGKNLTENCVEATRLAGPKGLYWNDRYCFDELSFICEKYGNECRR